AGGAATTAAACAGCTCTTGCGGGCTGCTCACCGCTCCCAGAACTTGAAGCTTCCAGGATTCCGGTTCTAGATCGTTTTGATCATGCTTCCCCCTCCCCGCACACCCCCaggaggaaaaagagagagggagggagaaggggagagggcaGAAATGAGTCGTTGAGACACCCCCTCTCTTGTTTATTCACATCTGGAGTGGACGATCTGGAATCAAAAataacagcgcaatcctaaccatcctactcagaagtaagtcgtattgaattcaatggggcttactcccaggtaaatgaggttAGCTTGCAGCCTAAGCCTGTGATCCTAAGGACATTGACTGGAAGGGAATGCCATTCCAGGACTTGCTTCCAACTAACGCCTCGGGGCgaactttctcccccccccttgcaaaaCGGTCTCATTGGTTTTCATGGAAGTGACTTCCTCTCAAGGTAGTGTGCTTAGGATCTCAGCCTGAGGTGCCGTGCCCGGTCCAAAGCTGCTTAGTGATGCTTTAGGATGGGAATCTGTAAGGAACTTTTCAAAAGACCTGCGCTGCTTTTCCTCCAAACGGCATAGGGTGGCCGATCCTGAAACAGCATTTACTTTGAaggtaagccccactaaattcagagggacttacttccaggtaagtgtgcaccgGCCTCCATGGACTTTCGTGGCAATTTACAACGGGCCTCGCTTGCTTCCAAAGCCAGTGAATTGGGGACAGTTGACGTAGAAGTTGGGCCCGGCTCTCCAATGAATTTGCTTCCGCATCAGTGGCGTGCAGCCCGATCCTCTAACGTGTTTACTCGGAAGGCAGGCCACATTAGATTAAATGGGACTTGGTCCCAAGGAAGCGTTTCAGCCCTGAGAGGGGTTTGGCCTGCCGCGTCCACCCAGCGATTCCTATGTGTCGGTGCCTCTGTTTTGCTCGCAGAGCCAGCCTTCGGGGAGGTAAACCAGCTCGGCGGGGTCTTTGTCAACGGGCGCCCCTTGCCCAACGCCATCCGGCTCCGGATTGTGGAACTAGCCCAGCTGGGCATCCGACCGTGTGACATCAGCCGGCAACTCCGCGTCTCCCACGGCTGTGTCAGCAAGATCCTGGCGCGCTACAACGAGACCGGCTCCATCTTACCGGGGGCCATCGGAGGCAGCAAGCCGCGGGTCACCACGCCGACGGTGGTGAAACATATCCGGACCTACAAACAAAGGGACCCCGGCATATTTGCCTGGGAGATCCGGGATCGGCTGCTGGCCGACGGCGTGTGCGACAAGTATAACGTGCCCTCGGTCAGCTCCATCAGCCGGATCCTGCGCAACAAGATCGGGAACCTCTCGCAGCAAAGTCACTACGAATCCTACAAGCAGCACCAGACGGCTCCGCAGCCTACCCTGCCTTACAACCACATCTACTCCTACCCGAGCCCCATCGCTGCGGCGGGGGCCAAGGTGCCCACGCCACCGGGCGTGCCAACCATCCACAGCGCCGTCCATATGCCTCGGACCTGGCCCTCCTCCCACTCCGTCACCGACATTTTAGGAATCAGGTCCATAACCGACCAAGGTAAGAGCTCCTTGAGACCAGAGTAAGGGCAGTAATTGGCAAGCCACACTGAAGAAGGCCTCCACTTCCCATCCCCAGAGAACCCAGGTCCTATTTgtggggggtgcatgggggggttgggtgtgtgtgtgtcccattaATCATTCCTTTCTTTATAAATTAGAAGCTTTCATGGGTCCCAAATCCTATGAATTTTACCTCCAGCAAGGTATACAATGAAATAGAAATCCTTCATTACTTTGCCCTGGATGAAAGCTATCCATAATGGCCTCTGAGCCTCTGGCTAACCCATCTACTTGGAAATAAGTGTCATTGTCCTTGGTGggctttacttccaagtaaatctcAACTCTCAAGAtgacatttttcttctttttagttGCTGGTTAATGCTGTGGGTGCATCTCCTAAATGGCAAATTGCAATTTTAACCAATAAAGTAAATACAATTCAAAGGTTTTATTGAGGAAGCACACGCACACATAAACTAATCTTCCCAGAAAATTCCATGCTAATCCACAGTATTTTATGTTCCGGGTAATAATGTGCACATACATTAAgactcccacacacacaaacacacattgtaTATCACTCTATATATTTCTTTCCAAGAAATAGACAGCCCAAATTTAAAGTACCTCAAATTCGTTTGAGCTAGTGAAGATCAAATGCATGAAAAGAAACATATGTGAacacattttaaatgtatattgtatatttgcTCTTATCTCCCAATTTATTTAAAGTGACCTAGTTCCAAATGTAAATAGACCCAATCTGCTTAAATGTATGACCCAATACTTTGCACATTTACTTTGGAGTAAATTTCATTAAACTtatttggacttgcttctgagtgaacatgcacaGGCTTGGGCTATCCATAGACCAGCATGGTCTGCATTCCTACATATGCGTTATAGGGTTTAAGTGCCGTTGAGCATAAtaaggcttacttctaagtaaatgcTGCATCTCATTTTTAGATAGGGCTGCAGCTATGTATTTGTGATATGGCACTCAAGCCTACTGATATATTTGGAAATATACTTGCCAGTGCTATATAGTGCTATAGCGGACAGCCTAGTTCTCCACATATATGTGGCTGATGTAACTCCTGCCTTACTGAGCATACTGCTTTATACATAACACAATATAACCATGGCTAacattgcagcaaaaacaatagaGTCTTGTGACAAATTTAAGAAATGTGTTATGGCATAAGTTTAtaccacaataaatttgttagtcttgaaggtgacacaagactctttgctgttttAGTATACTTGGTAATttatttataatctgcactttcataagaatatatcaaggcagtatgcaaatatataaaaatagttgTATAAATGCCCTTTCCACATGAGAGTGTTAGAACAATCATGAATCCTGTGGCATCCTAAAACCAATGATATTGTGCCCTAACGTTTCTGTAGACCATAGCTGAGTTTCTCAGATGCATAAAGTGTCACCTTCAgattggcagagagagagagagagagagatgttaatATATACTAAAACTCTAGATGCATATGGTGTGATTAAATAATATACAAGCTAAGCAATATGCAAgcaccaaaaaagagagagaagctgtCAGGTATATTTACTTTTCCCGCCAGGCCTTTCTGCCTGTTGTATGCTGTTTGCTTTCAAGCCAGGGATTCCACAGGAAAGGCATCTCCTTGAAATTGCAGGCAAATCCACCACCAGTTCTTGCAATCAGGCCAAATTTGCTCAGACAGGAAGTTCAAATGTCACCTAATTGCTTTcgttcttctgcttcactttgttTTCCTCCAAAGCGGTGgtccagaaaactgaaattactgATGTTTAACTAGCATTTAGCCCCTTCCAAAGAACTGCTGCTCTGATCGCTTTTACTGACTTTGCTCCAGAATTGGAAACCTTGCCTTTAAAAAGGCAAGGATGATTGTCCCTAACAGTGAACTCAAATTAAACACATGGTATCAAATATTTGCCTACTCCCCATTTCAAAATGTGATGCTGCCCCACGATCTCGATATGTAGTTACAGAGGAGTCCCATAGATTTTAATGGtaccaagttttttaaaaagtgtctctAAATCTAGGCAACCCCTCCCGCAAtagtctcctcccccccatcaattttattttttttccccatCAGACACTATTATTTGGATTATGAGTGTTGTTTTGCCTGCCAGAGCAACAACTATATGATTGGGCAAAAATAATGTCTTATCTTAATAAACTGAtctttagcttttttaaaaaaatattgcacaCTGCCCTATTTGTGGAGGGCAGAACTAAACGtcataacaacaaaatattaggTGTTACCTCCCTCTTTGAAGATTCCAAATGGGAATTTCGCAGGGAAATAAATGTTGCCAGTCCTACGAAAAATTATAATGTCGCCTCCGTTTTGTGCCAGGGTGGAGGGGATATTTGCAAATGTAAATTGTGTCGGGGGGTGAGGGAAGAGAGAATGAGCCGAACGAGACAGAGAGGCGAAGTAGCGCGATTTCCTCGTGTTATTAACGCCACCGTGGTCAAGGCCTCCTCTGTCGGTAGCCGTCCAGCGGGTGGGATCTGAATGACGAGGTTTTCCAGCCCAGCCTTTcgtccccccaacccccccccctcgCTCCGGTTTGCGAAGCTGCCTGCATCTGAGGGCTGTTTGCCCTTGATTTATTGGATAAGCTGACCTTGCTGACACGGAAAGGAAGCCCCTATTCATGGGAAAGTGAGAGATCAGCAGAAAAGGGAGCTCGGGAGAGACAGCTTGGTTTCTTAAGACAACTTTAGCCATGTGCTGGCTAAGCTGCAGTGCTTGTCGGCACGAAGAAGCCAGCGACTGGGCTCCCATCCCAGAGAGAAGTTCAGCCGAACGGATTCCTTCGCTTCGATACCACATTtttaatcgggggggggggctccacgTGTGGCTGTTGCGGGGGTTCTATGGCCTTCTCGACCACCCGTAGAATTTTCCTGGCCCTTCATCTTAAACGTGTTTCTCGCCGCTGAGTTCCGAACACTTTCATGGCCTTATAAAACCGAAGTGCTTGCGTTTAAACCCAAAAGCCTTGGTTTAACTGGCTTGTGGATCCCGTCAAAAGCGAAGAAAGGAGCGCTGCCTCTGTCAGCTTTCCCAAATGACTTCGAATTAAGACCCAGTTGAAGACTTGTTCACAAGTAGTAATAGGATCAAAGTGTATCTCCTAAATCCTACGGGGGTACATAGGTGAAAAGAAGTCAGCCAACCCAGTGGTTTCAGTGCACTTGCTTCATAGCACAAGAAATATAGATCCTAATCATATTTGGAAGTAGGTTCTAAATCAGTGTTGATTTAggatggagagagaaaaatcctCTTTCTGGTAGCTGTTGCAGCGAAACAGCTTTCAAACAATGCAGTCCTGTATccgtccactcagaagtaaggcccattgagctcagtagggTTCACTCTACCCCCATAACTGGTcataggattgcaaccaaaatattttttaaaaaacaaaagcaaacaaaaaaccctccATAGTATTTTCCGAGTTATTTTTCAATATGAATCTCCTTTCTTAAGGAAAAAAAGTGACGCTATTCCATCAGATCTACCTAGAAAATAATTATGTCAAAGATACTTATCACTATGCAGTGGCTGTCAGCCAGAGAGAATGATGGGTGAATTTCAACGACTCTGGAGTCTTTCGCACTCCAATTAGGCCCAATGATTTCCTTCCTTCGTGTTAGGATGGAATAACTGTAGGACTGGCGTTGAAAACTGTATGGAAGGCGGAATGTTAGATCTTTCCGTTCATATTTATCCTAAAtatatctacttggaagtaagcattTGTAAGTTCACGAGGACTTAATTACCGTGCACAAGAAGATTAGAATCGAATTATTTTAATCACTGTAGATGCATTTTCGCTCCTCCTTTGGACTTTGTGAATTCAAGCCAGTCACACACTCCACGCGTCTTACCTCTATGTAGACAGGCATAGCACTGCACTGTAAGGTTCCATCCACCTACGGCCAGATGGACCCATTAAACCAATTGGACTACTCTGGAGTAAGTGGATTTATGCCTGAAACCACAATCACGATAAAGTGTTCCAAAAAGGCGGAAATATTTCCCAGTGAGATATCCGAAATTCTCTGTACTATACATATTGCATTAAATATATTACTTATAATCGATTATAGTTAATTCTTGGAAGCGAATGACTGCGTGGCCAATCCTCCCTGGGGTGGCTTTGAAGATGGGAAAGTCCCAAgtcgctttttaaaaatatgaattgTGATCGTCAGACTGTTGGGAACTCAGCGTCAAGAAACACGTTCAGGATGACCGAAAGGGCAAAGAAAATCTATAGGTGCTGGACAGTGACAGAGCGTTGCAACCCAAATCACAGCAATATGGGCAAAATGTTAGGAGAAAATAGCTTCCATTGAATTAAGTGG
This DNA window, taken from Rhineura floridana isolate rRhiFlo1 chromosome 2, rRhiFlo1.hap2, whole genome shotgun sequence, encodes the following:
- the PAX9 gene encoding paired box protein Pax-9 isoform X2 encodes the protein MEPAFGEVNQLGGVFVNGRPLPNAIRLRIVELAQLGIRPCDISRQLRVSHGCVSKILARYNETGSILPGAIGGSKPRVTTPTVVKHIRTYKQRDPGIFAWEIRDRLLADGVCDKYNVPSVSSISRILRNKIGNLSQQSHYESYKQHQTAPQPTLPYNHIYSYPSPIAAAGAKVPTPPGVPTIHSAVHMPRTWPSSHSVTDILGIRSITDQVSDSSPYHSPKVEEWSSLSRSGFAATAQHVAVNGLDKNSLEQEAKYSQAPSCLPTVGSFVSAPTMAPYPTAAQVSPYMAYSAAPSGYVAGHGWQHAGGTPLSPHNCDIPASLAFKGMQTAREGSHSIAASAL
- the PAX9 gene encoding paired box protein Pax-9 isoform X1, with protein sequence MEPAFGEVNQLGGVFVNGRPLPNAIRLRIVELAQLGIRPCDISRQLRVSHGCVSKILARYNETGSILPGAIGGSKPRVTTPTVVKHIRTYKQRDPGIFAWEIRDRLLADGVCDKYNVPSVSSISRILRNKIGNLSQQSHYESYKQHQTAPQPTLPYNHIYSYPSPIAAAGAKVPTPPGVPTIHSAVHMPRTWPSSHSVTDILGIRSITDQVQLYTCRRIVSPTEFNGACSQASIYRTAAVYEQTYPVSGSPLYFTRTKPGSLNGERQLALPQPQGGRVEQPEQKRLRGHGPARCGERARQELLGTGGQIQSGTKLSSHCWKFCLCTDNGALSYSSAGLSVYGVQCCSFWLRSWSRLAACWRYSTVAPQL
- the PAX9 gene encoding paired box protein Pax-9 isoform X3; this encodes MEPAFGEVNQLGGVFVNGRPLPNAIRLRIVELAQLGIRPCDISRQLRVSHGCVSKILARYNETGSILPGAIGGSKPRVTTPTVVKHIRTYKQRDPGIFAWEIRDRLLADGVCDKYNVPSVSSISRILRNKIGNLSQQSHYESYKQHQTAPQPTLPYNHIYSYPSPIAAAGAKVPTPPGVPTIHSAVHMPRTWPSSHSVTDILGIRSITDQVQLYTCRRIVSPTEFNGACSQASIYRTAAVYEQTYPVSGSPLYFTRTKPGSLNGERQLALPQPQGGRVEQPEQKRLRGHGPARCGERARQELLGTGGQIQSVTLQGIVTISKGVAAYNSPLQQKQLRIMWNC
- the PAX9 gene encoding paired box protein Pax-9 isoform X4 — its product is MEPAFGEVNQLGGVFVNGRPLPNAIRLRIVELAQLGIRPCDISRQLRVSHGCVSKILARYNETGSILPGAIGGSKPRVTTPTVVKHIRTYKQRDPGIFAWEIRDRLLADGVCDKYNVPSVSSISRILRNKIGNLSQQSHYESYKQHQTAPQPTLPYNHIYSYPSPIAAAGAKVPTPPGVPTIHSAVHMPRTWPSSHSVTDILGIRSITDQVSDSSPYHSPKVEEWSSLSRSGFAATAQHVAVNGLDKNSLEQEAKYSQLHYRGL